From a region of the Acidobacteriota bacterium genome:
- a CDS encoding NADH-quinone oxidoreductase subunit J, which produces MFEYLIFFTFAAIAVIFAIVVIIHRNTVISALSLVVSFFALAVMYVLLDAPFMAALQVLVYAGAIMVLFLFVIMLLNIQKLPEAPGRPIHQFFAWVGGFWFGFLLLYYISKAAIVADPPEIYASNARDIGLKLFEAYLLPFELVSIMLLAAIVGALVITQRIERSIRPEEGAP; this is translated from the coding sequence ATGTTCGAATATCTCATTTTCTTCACATTCGCCGCGATCGCTGTGATCTTCGCGATCGTGGTCATCATTCATCGGAACACGGTGATCAGCGCACTGTCGCTGGTGGTCTCGTTCTTCGCCCTCGCGGTGATGTACGTTCTTCTCGACGCCCCCTTCATGGCAGCCCTTCAGGTGCTTGTCTACGCCGGTGCGATCATGGTGCTGTTCCTCTTCGTGATCATGCTCCTGAACATCCAGAAGCTCCCTGAAGCCCCCGGGCGTCCGATTCATCAGTTTTTCGCATGGGTTGGCGGCTTCTGGTTCGGATTTCTGCTTCTCTACTACATCTCCAAGGCCGCGATCGTCGCCGACCCCCCTGAGATTTACGCATCGAATGCCCGGGACATCGGACTGAAGCTCTTCGAAGCCTATCTGCTGCCGTTCGAGCTCGTCTCGATCATGCTGCTGGCTGCGATCGTCGGGGCGCTGGTAATCACGCAGCGAATCGAACGGAGCATCCGGCCGGAGGAGGGCGCTCCATGA
- the nuoL gene encoding NADH-quinone oxidoreductase subunit L, with protein sequence MLEHLGWIPLVPFIGFLLNGLFGRRAGKSFVSIVAVGAAVVSAILGTIAAIGYAQTYHHGEPHIDVAWTWLASGIIEADIAFQLDPLSIVMLMVVTWIGSLIHLYSVGYMAHDDGYHRYFAYLNLFLAAMLVLVLASNYLFAFVGWEGVGLCSYLLIGFYLDKEWAAAAGKKAFIVNRIGDFGFLVAMFLMFQYAGTVDYQGVADAALTGGIPAAIITGICLLLLLGATGKSAQIPLYVWLPDAMAGPTPVSALIHAATMVTAGVYMVVRSNVLFRMSPEAMATVALVGAATGIVAATIALAQYDIKKVLAYSTVSQLGFMFMAAGVGAFVAAIFHLVTHAFFKACLFLGSGSVIHGMGGEQDLRQMGGLKHHMPITRITFLVSTYAIAGLPLAAGFVSKDEILASAWVTPWFAMTGKIVWILGTIAAFLTAFYMYRLYYLTFEGEFRGTEAQHHHVHESPWTMTVPLVVLAVLSAIGGLILGFPPLFGHMLHIPHLLDRWLHPIFTEAPGLPEGIFTIPASGEAMVMIVSTALALLGWWLARSFFRDRQLSGDARLRASRPGLATMLENKYYVDEMYDKLVVRPLHSISVFSWKIIDAIIDGTISLGAYIVGALGDLMRFLQTGNVRNYALALLLGMIFFTWMAS encoded by the coding sequence ATGCTCGAACATCTGGGCTGGATTCCACTCGTACCGTTCATCGGATTCCTTCTGAACGGCCTTTTCGGCCGTCGGGCAGGGAAGTCGTTCGTCAGCATCGTTGCCGTCGGAGCCGCCGTCGTCTCGGCGATCCTCGGTACGATCGCCGCGATCGGTTACGCGCAGACCTACCACCACGGCGAACCGCACATCGACGTCGCCTGGACCTGGCTTGCATCGGGGATCATCGAGGCCGATATCGCCTTTCAGCTCGATCCCCTCTCGATCGTCATGCTGATGGTCGTCACCTGGATCGGCTCTCTGATCCACCTCTACTCAGTCGGCTACATGGCGCATGACGACGGCTACCATCGCTACTTCGCCTACCTCAACCTCTTTCTCGCGGCGATGCTCGTCCTCGTCCTCGCCAGCAATTACCTCTTCGCGTTCGTCGGATGGGAAGGCGTCGGGCTCTGCTCCTACCTCCTGATCGGCTTCTACCTCGACAAAGAGTGGGCGGCTGCCGCCGGGAAGAAGGCGTTCATCGTCAACCGCATCGGAGACTTCGGTTTCCTGGTGGCGATGTTCCTGATGTTTCAGTATGCCGGAACGGTCGACTACCAAGGCGTCGCCGATGCCGCCCTGACCGGCGGGATTCCCGCGGCGATCATCACCGGAATCTGCCTCCTTCTCCTCCTCGGAGCGACCGGCAAATCAGCTCAGATTCCACTCTATGTCTGGCTTCCCGACGCAATGGCCGGCCCGACCCCGGTCTCCGCGCTGATCCATGCCGCCACGATGGTCACGGCCGGTGTTTACATGGTCGTCCGGTCGAACGTGCTTTTCCGGATGTCACCTGAGGCGATGGCAACGGTCGCCCTGGTCGGAGCGGCGACGGGGATCGTTGCGGCAACGATCGCGCTCGCGCAGTACGACATCAAGAAGGTGCTCGCCTACTCCACCGTCTCTCAGCTCGGGTTCATGTTCATGGCCGCCGGAGTTGGAGCGTTCGTCGCCGCGATCTTCCACCTCGTCACCCATGCCTTCTTCAAGGCCTGCCTCTTCCTCGGCTCCGGATCGGTCATTCACGGAATGGGTGGTGAGCAGGATCTCCGGCAGATGGGCGGTCTGAAGCATCACATGCCGATCACCCGGATCACCTTCCTCGTATCGACCTACGCCATTGCCGGGCTCCCGCTCGCCGCCGGCTTCGTCTCGAAGGACGAGATTCTCGCCTCCGCCTGGGTCACGCCCTGGTTCGCGATGACCGGAAAGATCGTCTGGATCCTCGGAACGATCGCCGCGTTCCTGACCGCCTTCTACATGTACCGGCTCTACTACCTGACGTTCGAGGGGGAGTTCCGAGGAACCGAGGCGCAGCATCACCACGTTCACGAGTCACCGTGGACGATGACCGTTCCGCTGGTCGTTCTCGCGGTGCTCTCGGCGATCGGCGGGCTGATCCTCGGCTTCCCTCCGCTGTTCGGTCACATGCTTCACATTCCGCATCTTCTCGACCGGTGGCTCCATCCGATCTTCACCGAGGCGCCGGGGCTGCCCGAAGGAATCTTCACGATCCCGGCCTCGGGTGAAGCGATGGTGATGATCGTGTCGACGGCGCTGGCTCTGCTCGGTTGGTGGCTTGCGCGATCGTTCTTCCGCGACCGCCAGCTCAGCGGGGATGCCCGACTCCGGGCAAGCAGGCCGGGGCTCGCCACGATGCTCGAGAACAAGTATTACGTCGACGAGATGTACGACAAGCTCGTCGTCAGGCCGCTCCATTCGATTTCTGTATTTTCCTGGAAGATCATCGATGCGATCATCGACGGCACGATCAGCCTCGGGGCGTACATCGTGGGAGCTCTGGGCGATCTGATGCGATTTCTCCAGACCGGCAACGTGCGCAACTATGCCCTCGCTCTGCTCCTCGGAATGATCTTCTTCACATGGATGGCATCGTGA
- the nuoK gene encoding NADH-quinone oxidoreductase subunit NuoK: MIPIEWFLYLSAILFTIGVLGVLTRRNGITMFMSIELMINAVNLTFIAYARQLGDLHGLIFVFFVMAIAAAEAAVGLAIFVALFRHRETIDVDQANLMHW, from the coding sequence ATGATTCCGATCGAATGGTTTCTCTATCTGAGCGCGATCCTCTTCACGATCGGCGTGCTCGGAGTTCTGACCCGAAGAAATGGAATCACGATGTTCATGTCGATCGAGCTGATGATCAACGCGGTGAATCTCACGTTCATCGCGTATGCAAGGCAGCTCGGCGACCTCCACGGCCTGATTTTCGTCTTTTTCGTCATGGCGATCGCTGCCGCGGAAGCCGCCGTCGGCCTGGCGATTTTCGTAGCGCTTTTCAGACACCGGGAAACGATCGACGTCGATCAGGCGAACCTGATGCACTGGTGA